One part of the Methanobrevibacter sp. genome encodes these proteins:
- a CDS encoding ATP-binding protein: MDVIPWGLNADLTDDQFFNRERDIIFLTKLLDSTKDEIPPALLLTGIRGVGKTALLNKLKNDLKKDYLIIYLDLSSSNNYQEDKLSRMAFMQLFYKRIIESCKEYGLKTIDKQIESWFKTHNISLKNIFNVDGVPVPIVGFEEDYTKLADFVMNLPRKIYEKYSDEMDGILIFIDEFQLIKDLDDETNGFLWYLRSFIQTEKNVSYTFTGSMSMEDSLLGEINGAKGAFGGRMLTYQIEPFSYETTKRYLIERAGHLEFSEEGFERFYKCTRGIPFYINTFVRFLMPGEILDKERVSEEFANVLPFLAINLINDWKNLSKQEQKIITTLLDEPLRRVDIAKKLDVTSGGIGGSLNNLLNNGLIKYEKSRYLVSDNILIAWLKGEYDKKGVYPYRDF, translated from the coding sequence ATGGATGTAATACCCTGGGGATTAAATGCTGATTTAACTGATGATCAATTTTTTAATAGAGAAAGGGATATAATTTTTTTAACTAAACTACTAGATTCTACAAAGGATGAAATTCCTCCTGCATTATTATTGACTGGAATCAGAGGTGTTGGAAAGACAGCTCTTTTAAATAAACTTAAGAATGACTTAAAAAAAGATTATTTAATCATTTATCTGGATTTATCCTCTTCAAACAATTATCAAGAAGATAAATTAAGTCGCATGGCATTCATGCAATTATTCTATAAGAGAATTATAGAGTCCTGTAAGGAATATGGATTAAAAACCATAGATAAACAAATAGAAAGCTGGTTTAAGACTCATAATATCTCTTTAAAAAACATATTTAATGTAGATGGGGTTCCGGTACCTATTGTTGGCTTTGAGGAGGATTATACTAAATTGGCTGATTTTGTAATGAATTTGCCTAGAAAAATCTATGAAAAATATTCTGATGAAATGGATGGAATCCTGATTTTCATAGATGAATTTCAGTTAATAAAAGATTTGGATGATGAAACAAATGGTTTCTTATGGTATTTAAGAAGCTTTATCCAAACAGAGAAAAACGTTTCCTATACTTTTACTGGAAGCATGAGCATGGAAGATAGTCTTCTGGGAGAGATAAATGGTGCAAAAGGAGCATTTGGTGGCAGAATGCTTACATATCAAATAGAACCGTTTTCATATGAAACCACAAAAAGATACTTGATTGAAAGAGCAGGCCATTTGGAATTTAGTGAAGAGGGATTTGAAAGATTCTATAAATGCACTAGAGGCATTCCATTTTATATAAACACATTCGTAAGATTTTTAATGCCTGGTGAAATATTGGATAAGGAAAGGGTTTCTGAAGAATTTGCTAATGTTTTGCCATTTTTAGCAATTAATCTTATTAATGATTGGAAGAACTTAAGCAAGCAAGAGCAGAAGATTATCACCACATTATTGGATGAGCCATTAAGAAGGGTGGATATTGCTAAGAAGTTAGATGTAACCAGTGGAGGAATAGGTGGATCTTTGAATAATCTATTGAATAATGGATTAATAAAGTATGAAAAGTCACGTTATCTTGTTTCTGACAATATTTTAATAGCATGGTTAAAAGGGGAATATGATAAGAAAGGAGTTTATCCTTATAGGGATTTTTAA